Sequence from the Panicum virgatum strain AP13 chromosome 5N, P.virgatum_v5, whole genome shotgun sequence genome:
TTGAATAGATGCTGTCTACTCAAAGATATCAACTGCTTTGTGTTTTAATCCTGTTCTTCCTCTAGTTAATTCTGCCCAAAAAATTCTGCAGATTTATGTACCAACAAACCCTAAAGGTGCTGAAAGGCTCCCACCTGGCATTGTTGTATCTGAAACAGACCTTTATCTCCGGATATTGTGGGGTGAGCCTAGTGAGGTTGGTCAttgtttttatttcttttcagtACATTGATCTTCTCAGAACTTCTTTTTTATTAAATCTTCCTTTTGTGAGCAACATCTAAAATATATGACTTATACCATCAGGATCTTACTAGCCAACCAAGATACCTTGTCTCATTTACAGTTGGATACTCCCAGAAGGCAAATATTGACGCAGCGATAAAAAAGGTAATTTTGTAGAAATCTAGCACTCTTCACCTGAGAGAATAAATAAAGTTTATAACTCATATCGCTCAATTGATTCATGCATTTTCATGACTACTGACTGTATTCAAATATAAAGGTTTTTATTGCTTTTAAATCCATTTATTTCTTCTTTGTTAGTTTTCAGAGAACTTCACAATTATGTTGTTCCACTATGATGGCCGGACCACAGAATGGGATGAATTTGAGTGGTCAAAAAGAGCTATCCATGTCAGTGTCAGAAAGCAGACTAAGTGGTAAGTTACTGATTTACATTTTTTCAACACGCTTAGTCTTTTGTGTATTTTAATGCTGATGAAGTTTAAAAACTCTTGTTTCTGCAAGGTGGTATGCCAAACGGTTTTTGCATCCTGATATTGTTGCTCGTTATGATTACATATTTATCTGGGATGAGGACCTAGGTGTCAATCATTTTAATGCAGAGGCGTAAGAATCACAACCTTGTTaactttttttctgttttttctggTATTTCCTTGAGGAAAATGGTCTCACAACATTCTTTTTCCAGGTACATTGAGCTTGTTAGGAAGCATGGGCTGGAGATCTCTCAGCCTGGTTTGGAGCCCGACAAAGGTCTGACATGGGAAATGACTAAACGCAGAGGTTATTCGGAAGTCCACAAGTGAGCTACTGGATCTATATTGCTTGTTTTACCAATGCTTAGtggccacacacacacacacacacacctctatTCGTTTCTGTAGTAACAATATTTTGCTTTTTGCAGAGTAACTGAGGAGAGGCCGGGCTGGTGTACGGATCCCCATCTGCCACCTTGTGCAGCGTAGGGGTGTAATCATTTGTTGTTAGATAATTTCCCTCTGTCAAAACATTTGTTTTCACACCTAATTTGATACGTAGATTCGTTGAAATTATGGCAACTGTGTTCTCAAGGGATGCATGGCGCTGTGTATGGCATATGATTCAGGTGGAGTGGCAATACTCGTGTCCTAGCTTCATGTGAAATCAGTATACTTATGCAGTGTTTTCTGCAGAATGACTTGGTTCATGGATGGGGTCTCGATTTTGCTCTTAGGAAATGTGTGTAGGTATATTCTTTATCCATTATCTATTAGCCATATTAATGTGTGAAGTAAATTATACATGAATATTATCCTGCATAGTTGTAGCCTTGTAGGATAGATTTGAATGCTGGTCGAATAGGATGAGTCTTTTAGTTTAGATGTTTTGGGGGTTAGGGGTTGGCCAGGTGTGGAGTATGGTGGTTGGGGATGGTGAGGAAAGGGTTGTGGGTTAAGTCGGGCAGTGGAGATGAGAGGATGGGCAGTAAAGTTTGTTTAAGTGCATAGATAATCAGAAGCTGGGTTTCAATTTCTGGTGTGGTGGGACCCAGTTTCATGAATCTTGAGTGTGTAGAGATAGAGAGGACTAAGTTTCATGAATCTTGAGCGTGTAGAGATAGAGAATTTAATTGCCCTGTTCCTGGTCTAATGCACATCAAGCAGGCTTATGACATCCAGAATCAGTCATTTTTACTGATCCAAGATTCTTTTATTTGGTCTTATGTTAAACAGCCAGCCCATGAAAAGATTGGAGTTGTTGATTCCCAGTGGATTGTTCATCAAGTTATTCCATCACTTGGTAACCAGGTACTTTTGAGGCTTTTAGTATTACACCATCTGTACACAATAGGTACACTGATTTCTGATCCTGTAACATCTAATCAGGGCAAGGCAGAGAATGGACAAGCTCCGTGGGAAGGGGTAAGCTATCAAACAGTCACTGATTTTACTTATTTCCTAACTTTTCATACTGTTACTTTTGCCGTGTGAATCCATATGGATTTTAACCCGATGTTCCAGTTGTCACTTTGCAAAACAGGTAAGAGCACGCTGTCGACAAGAATGGGGAATGTTTCAAACAAGAGTGGCAAATGCTGAGAGAGCCTATTACTTGGAGCACAGGATCACACCCCCAAATTCGACAGGAGCTTAGCTGAGTACAGGCGCCTCAGCAGTCATAGAAAGGTTTCTGTTTTGGGAACCTGGCACCTGAATGACTGGTATTCTCCTCACATCGAAGCTCGGCTCCATGGTGATGCAATTCCACTGCCAGATTTGTACAGGCAGCCTCGAATCCTCCTTTTTTTTATCCTTTACTTATTTTCTTAGCCCTGTTAACTTGGTTTCAGTCGTAGTGAAACTAGCTCGTATGTAAGTAACCGATTCAGCACAGATATTGAATTCTTGATGTCCACACTAGTACTTCTTCCCCCCTTGTTAACCTGACGCACGTtggcaagtttttttttccccGCTCGTTTTACTTGCCTTGAGCAGCTCTTGCCTCTTGGTGCCAAACTGCTAAGTGCTACGCCATCAgattactttttttttccatGTTCTATCAAGATGGAAATGGTATACTGCGAGGTGCAGAAGCATTACAGACCTGCTCTGCCCTGAACATCTTAGTTGCATAATCAGTTTGGAAATTACCCATACACAACATGTTCACGAGTATGATCATACATTATTAATTATTATCGTATGGTGGCAGAAAGTACATCTCTTATTTTTAGATAGATACTTAAGTTATTTAGCTGCATCACCGGCCACAAATCCACCAAGTACCGGCAACACGTACGACGTGGCAGAGGACAGCTGGATCGGGGGCGTATGCCTACGCGCCGTAGCTGAGCGGGGAGCACGtgccgtagccgccgccgccgacctcctgGTGCCTCTCGTAGGACTCGTAGCGGCGCACGCCACCGAGGTTGCTGCCGGCACCGTGCTTCTCGTGCTTGTACGCCGCCGCGTAGCCGTGGACGCCGCCCTGCTTGGTGGGGCCGCGCGGGCGGAACGCCTCCTCGCAGTCGCTCTCGTCAGAGTCGCTCTCGCTCTCACTCTCGCTCTCGCAGTCGACGTACGCCTTGTGGTTGTAGCCGCCGGCGAACCCCGTCTTGCTCGCCTTCCCGTGCGCCTCGTAGCCGTACGCGCCGCCGTGGTGGAGAGGGTACCCTCCGGCGGCTTTGCCGCCGTACACGGTACACCGTACACGTCCTGCTTGTACCCGTACTTCTGGGCGGCGCCACCACCGTAGTGAGAGCCGCCGTAGCCTGCGTCGCACTCGCCGTACGACTCGTGCTGGTAGCTGTTCTTCTTCACGCCTCCGCCGTAGGCATCCTTGTGCTTCTGGTAGGCGTGCTGCtcgatggcgccgccgccaccgtagtGAGCGCCGTAGCCAGCGCCGGTTTCGCCGTAGGCCTCCTTCTTGTAGCCTTGCTTCTTCACGCCGGCGCCACCGTAGTAGGCACCGTACCCTCCGGCGTCGGCCTCGCCGTACTTCTCCTGATGCTTGTAGGCGGCGTTCGTCTGCACGGCGCCGCCACCGTAACCGTAGTGAGAACCATACTCCGCCGCGTCGCACTCGCCGTACGACGACTCGTGCTTGTAGCTGTTCTTCTTGGCGGCGGCTCCGCCGTACGCGTCCTTCTGGTAGCCGTGctgctgcacgccgccgccgtacgtCGCCTGCTGGTCGTAGCCGTACGTCTGCACGGCGCCGGCACCGTagtggcccgttttgcaccactAAATGTCGGCTATAACTCGCTAAACATCATAACGTAGCTTTGCCGCTAAATATTTTAGTTGGGATTTAAAACCTTGTACCAAAGTCAAAATTAACTCAAATGAGTATCATGTTTTAGCTGAGACGACATTGATTTAGGTTTTTCTCTCCGGAACATGGAATTCAGACGGTTCAGCAACCGCTGCTCGAAACCAAACCAACGGACAGCGTGTACAGGGCCCGGGTATAGCTGAGACAGCTGGTCGGGTCGGAACAGCACCACCTGGTCAGACGGACCTTGGCCTCCTGGCAGCCTGAGGGACCAATGCGACCGAAAGCAGAGGATGACGATGTCGGTAATCATCCAATAGGAACAACACAGGCAGTCTGATAACAGTAGTAGCTGATTAAAGATAAAGAGAATAGAATTGGAGACTGAAGCAAAGCAGGGATCGGAAGTAGATCagataaggaggaggagatagaagaggaggccggaggaagaagaagaagcacatTAGAGGACGACGactatggaggaagaagaaagagtaATAGTTGTTCTGAATATTCATCCATGACTTTTAAATGGCTTTGGAATTCTGTATGTCAAAATAAACATAAGGTCTTCTTTTGGCTCCTTCTTCATGACAGATTATCCACAAGAGAGTTGCTTAAAAAGAGAAATATGGCCCTTCCTTCGTATTTTTGTGTTTGCTTCAATCTGTCTGTGGAAGAGTCTCTGACTCATCTTTTCCTTCATTGTCCTTTTGCGCAAGGATGCTAGTCTACCATCGACTTAATGTTGAACAGTCAAACCCTTTCACCACTCTTGATATTTTGAGAAATCAGCTAAATGTCCCTTTTTTTCATGGAGGTGATCATCCTTATGTGATGGAGAATTTGGATGCAGCGAAATGACCTAATCTTTAAAGGAATTcaaccgaatcatcagaattgtaaaAGGCGCTTCATTAAGGAATTTGCCCTGGTTATTCTGAGGGCAAAAGCTCCGCATTTTTTGCTTTTTAatcttttttgaaaaagaatATTCTATTTAGACTCCTGGCGAAACAAATAGCGTCTTTGGACCCAAAGGGTCGGCACCATGATCTATGGCGCCTAGATAACACGTCTCGGCGTCATAAATAATGACTTCGAATTGTGTGCACCTATTGGCAGCTGAGATAGCACAGACGTGACAGGACACTCCGCGCCGCAAATCCCGGCGCCAAGATCTGTGGCGCCGAGCTCCCTGCCATAACGCCGCCCTCCTGTCTCTCTGCCCTCTCTTTCGTCGCCCGCCTGCTcttgcctcctcctccgcttgCGCAGCCGGTCTCCGCGCGCAGCCCGGCCGGCGCTCGCTGCCCCCAATCGCCGGCGCGCACCATGCCGGCGCTCGTCGCCCCCACCTCCACCCGTTTGAGAGCGTCGCCTTCCGCCTATACTTGCTTCGGCTGCCACCGGCGCAGCCGCATGGACCAggtcgggggggggggttgacACCGACGGCGAGCCTGTGGTGGAGAGAGGGGCCAAGTACTACATCTCCAGGTATCGCTTTTGAGCCTGGTTACATTGTGATCTGGTTTCAATTGTAGGCTGTGAACTTAGTTCAGTTTGCAATTGAATGTTTTCTCTGTATGCGGCAAGTTCAGTGAGCAGTTCTGAATGATGACAAAACACCGTTTGTTAAAAGACAAATTGAATGTTTTCTCTGTATGCAACAAGTTCAGGAGTGCCATCATTCAGTGTTCCGTTCCGTCTTGAGACACCATGGCAAATTAAGGTGACAAATTGTTGGTCTTTGGTGGTGACATTGTTTCTGAAGATTAAGATGCAGGGGTTCTCTTGGTGGGCATGAGGCGTGCTGGCAATTGTCCGCAAAGGTTCGTCAGAAACTCACACTACATTGTGCAGCAGAAACATCTGAAACACTGCATGTTCCTAGTGATGTATGCATCCAGAGTGTAGCAGTTTCAGTTAATTTTCATCCATCCCTGTCATCCTATCCATGCAGGCCCATGACTGAATCAAGGCTGTAAACGACATCAATTGGCATGATAATTTGTAGAGATGCATGACACTA
This genomic interval carries:
- the LOC120675772 gene encoding uncharacterized protein LOC120675772 isoform X1 produces the protein MLKPAAIYKCFSSANTTLSTSSSCHKRTTLSIMAKAVILGRSSSVPRSNEDLRIILSAVVGIMLGYLFGISFPTVNITKLHFPSSIISYIEDRNSGITTQTLLNHAWTSAASHKKNNSVSNLDEILKIYVPTNPKGAERLPPGIVVSETDLYLRILWGEPSEDLTSQPRYLVSFTVGYSQKANIDAAIKKFSENFTIMLFHYDGRTTEWDEFEWSKRAIHVSVRKQTKWWYAKRFLHPDIVARYDYIFIWDEDLGVNHFNAEAYIELVRKHGLEISQPGLEPDKGLTWEMTKRRGYSEVHKVTEERPGWCTDPHLPPCAAFVEIMATVFSRDAWRCVWHMIQNDLVHGWGLDFALRKCV
- the LOC120675772 gene encoding uncharacterized protein LOC120675772 isoform X2; the protein is MLKPAAIYKCFSSANTTLSTSSSCHKRTTLSIMAKAVILGRSSVPRSNEDLRIILSAVVGIMLGYLFGISFPTVNITKLHFPSSIISYIEDRNSGITTQTLLNHAWTSAASHKKNNSVSNLDEILKIYVPTNPKGAERLPPGIVVSETDLYLRILWGEPSEDLTSQPRYLVSFTVGYSQKANIDAAIKKFSENFTIMLFHYDGRTTEWDEFEWSKRAIHVSVRKQTKWWYAKRFLHPDIVARYDYIFIWDEDLGVNHFNAEAYIELVRKHGLEISQPGLEPDKGLTWEMTKRRGYSEVHKVTEERPGWCTDPHLPPCAAFVEIMATVFSRDAWRCVWHMIQNDLVHGWGLDFALRKCV